Proteins encoded by one window of Streptacidiphilus sp. PB12-B1b:
- a CDS encoding radical SAM protein, whose amino-acid sequence MQPVVILDCFTVEPSGLGVPPYLSTYVRNAWSALRRARPEADVRYLTIDDVRWCLAGGKPAVEPPQSDPLTYSTTANRDAAIRLLRDAEIVVVVAGDAVPSVHLHAVNGSLEEIARALACTRGRRYLLGPLSTYALAAPAEYAGLFDAVHTHTVTSGDLLLGSQRPADYGQMQRDRESFTGLVEQMPWRPIAELELYRGCTRRKFCDFCNEPAKSPMVAFREVDDVVAEAAQLYAAGVRNFRLGQQTCFFSYRNRDEDAIRALLGGIREHCPELEVLHIDNADPLAVAAPVGLRIAKLVADYCTEGNCAPMGIESFDPVVIERNTLTCTPEILVRAIEHVNEAGAARGPGGLPMLLPGLNLIYGLPGETHGTHVANLRGLAGILDAGLLCHRTNVRLARAFPGTPLAALGELEPLPSAEHFPSWKADIDFTWDQPMKERVYPTGLRVPGLHSYFIGQGGTWWRRLGSYSIQIVEREAAVPLGTTGDLVVTGHAPRMIYGERVAAAS is encoded by the coding sequence ATGCAGCCTGTAGTGATCTTGGACTGCTTCACCGTCGAGCCGAGTGGCCTCGGCGTGCCGCCGTACCTGTCGACCTACGTCCGGAACGCCTGGTCGGCGCTCAGGCGCGCGCGGCCGGAGGCGGATGTGCGGTACTTGACCATCGACGACGTTCGCTGGTGTCTGGCCGGCGGCAAGCCCGCAGTCGAACCGCCCCAGAGCGATCCGTTGACTTATTCGACTACCGCCAATCGCGACGCTGCCATTCGACTCCTGCGAGATGCGGAGATCGTGGTTGTCGTAGCCGGAGACGCGGTTCCGTCTGTCCACCTGCACGCCGTGAACGGGTCTCTGGAGGAGATCGCCCGCGCGCTCGCCTGTACGCGAGGGCGCCGGTACCTGCTCGGACCCCTGTCCACCTACGCTCTCGCCGCTCCTGCGGAGTACGCCGGACTGTTCGACGCCGTCCACACCCACACCGTGACGTCCGGCGACCTACTGCTCGGCAGTCAACGCCCGGCCGATTACGGGCAGATGCAGCGCGACCGCGAGTCGTTCACCGGCCTGGTCGAGCAGATGCCCTGGCGCCCCATCGCCGAGCTGGAGTTGTACCGCGGCTGCACCCGGAGGAAGTTCTGCGACTTCTGCAACGAACCGGCGAAGTCCCCCATGGTCGCCTTCCGCGAGGTCGACGACGTCGTCGCCGAGGCCGCTCAGCTCTACGCGGCAGGAGTGCGGAACTTCCGTCTCGGCCAGCAGACCTGCTTCTTCTCCTACCGCAACCGGGACGAGGACGCGATCCGCGCCCTGCTCGGCGGAATCCGGGAGCACTGCCCTGAGCTGGAGGTGCTCCACATCGACAACGCGGACCCCCTCGCTGTCGCCGCGCCCGTGGGCCTTCGGATCGCGAAGCTGGTGGCGGACTACTGCACCGAGGGCAACTGCGCGCCGATGGGGATCGAGAGCTTCGATCCGGTGGTCATCGAGCGGAACACCCTCACCTGCACGCCTGAGATCCTGGTGCGTGCCATCGAGCACGTGAACGAGGCGGGTGCCGCCCGCGGTCCTGGTGGTCTGCCGATGCTCCTTCCGGGCCTGAACCTGATCTACGGCCTGCCCGGTGAGACCCATGGCACCCACGTGGCGAACCTCCGGGGCCTGGCTGGAATTCTCGATGCCGGCCTGCTATGCCACCGCACCAATGTCCGCCTGGCGAGGGCCTTCCCCGGCACCCCGCTGGCAGCGCTCGGCGAACTGGAACCACTGCCCTCGGCTGAGCACTTCCCGTCATGGAAGGCCGACATCGACTTCACCTGGGATCAGCCGATGAAGGAGCGGGTCTATCCGACCGGGCTGCGCGTGCCTGGCCTCCACTCCTACTTCATCGGCCAGGGCGGCACCTGGTGGAGGAGGCTGGGCTCGTACTCCATCCAGATCGTCGAGCGCGAGGCAGCGGTTCCGCTCGGCACAACCGGCGACCTCGTCGTCACCGGCCACGCACCCCGCATGATCTACGGAGAGCGTGTTGCAGCAGCTTCCTGA
- a CDS encoding SDR family NAD(P)-dependent oxidoreductase, which produces MVSAGHDRGQQAMAGRFVGRRIVVTGGSRGLGERVVRLLLTEGAHVATCARRAEPLETLRSSLDSPGALFTRALDVSVPQLLEQFVEDAASALGGLDGVVACAGGARGQGITEATAQDWSATWEMNVGHVARLVATSTPHLRTAGGGSIVVVASVSGWKPSPQAQYGAAKAGQIHMVSSLARELGPEGIRVNAVSPGSMLIPGKRWDRMRQDDPPAFDRFRAEFPGRELVLPEEVADVIAFLLSDQSRGVTGVNLPVDKGQNAPTPGGY; this is translated from the coding sequence ATGGTGAGCGCAGGGCATGACCGCGGACAGCAAGCGATGGCGGGACGATTCGTAGGGCGCCGCATTGTGGTGACGGGCGGCTCCAGAGGACTGGGCGAGCGCGTCGTGCGCCTACTCCTCACGGAAGGAGCGCATGTGGCGACGTGCGCCCGGAGGGCGGAGCCGTTGGAGACGCTCCGCAGCTCGCTCGACTCCCCCGGCGCGCTGTTCACCCGCGCTCTCGATGTCTCCGTCCCGCAGCTTCTGGAGCAATTCGTGGAGGACGCCGCATCAGCACTGGGCGGCCTCGACGGCGTTGTTGCGTGCGCGGGCGGTGCACGTGGTCAGGGAATCACCGAGGCAACGGCCCAGGACTGGTCGGCGACATGGGAGATGAACGTCGGCCATGTAGCCCGGCTAGTGGCGACGAGTACACCTCACCTGCGGACGGCCGGTGGGGGGTCCATCGTCGTGGTGGCCTCGGTATCCGGGTGGAAGCCATCACCGCAGGCCCAGTACGGCGCCGCGAAGGCCGGCCAGATCCACATGGTGTCCTCCCTCGCGAGGGAGCTGGGTCCGGAAGGCATCCGCGTGAATGCGGTCTCGCCGGGGTCGATGCTCATCCCTGGCAAGCGGTGGGACCGGATGCGCCAGGACGACCCGCCCGCCTTCGACCGATTCCGCGCTGAGTTCCCGGGGCGGGAGCTGGTGCTGCCAGAGGAGGTCGCGGACGTGATCGCCTTCCTGCTCTCGGATCAGTCGCGAGGGGTGACTGGGGTCAACCTTCCCGTCGACAAGGGGCAGAACGCGCCGACGCCTGGAGGGTACTGA
- a CDS encoding ATP-binding protein, with amino-acid sequence MADTPTAVGLARLHAADVLSCWGVHPDIVEMVQLLVSELTTNAVRHPKEGEEQASLFSRRNKVQTFQIALEIIGDAVRVSVWDRDTRPPVLKEVGVEATGGRGVFIVAVMSRRWGHYPAGSLPGKVVWAEVGLVPESRAGDDGRPTPSPGRPPVSGQGKAVRVNPNVIGRVLVGVRGL; translated from the coding sequence TTGGCGGACACGCCCACCGCCGTCGGCCTGGCACGGCTGCACGCGGCCGATGTCCTCTCTTGCTGGGGCGTGCACCCTGACATCGTCGAGATGGTGCAACTCCTCGTGTCAGAGCTGACCACCAACGCTGTGCGGCACCCCAAGGAGGGCGAGGAGCAAGCCTCCTTGTTCTCTCGGCGGAACAAGGTGCAGACCTTCCAGATCGCCCTGGAGATCATCGGCGACGCCGTCAGGGTGTCGGTGTGGGACCGCGACACGAGGCCGCCGGTTCTGAAGGAGGTCGGAGTCGAGGCCACTGGTGGCCGGGGAGTGTTCATCGTCGCCGTCATGAGCCGGCGTTGGGGCCACTATCCGGCTGGCAGCCTGCCCGGCAAGGTGGTGTGGGCGGAGGTCGGGCTTGTCCCAGAGAGTCGAGCTGGTGACGACGGGAGGCCGACGCCCTCTCCTGGTCGGCCTCCGGTGAGCGGTCAGGGGAAGGCCGTACGAGTCAATCCGAACGTGATCGGCCGCGTTCTCGTCGGAGTCAGGGGCCTCTGA
- a CDS encoding DUF5999 family protein yields the protein MCQHRPECPGACCPDGQAARSIAGYPEQGWSLLCNGIVLFEDTGQILPDGRVIGPQRPAGAVSEVTR from the coding sequence ATGTGCCAGCACAGGCCGGAGTGTCCCGGCGCGTGTTGCCCGGATGGCCAGGCCGCTCGCTCGATTGCAGGCTACCCGGAGCAAGGGTGGTCGTTGCTGTGCAACGGCATCGTCCTCTTCGAGGACACCGGACAGATCCTGCCGGACGGCAGGGTCATCGGCCCGCAGCGTCCCGCCGGCGCCGTCTCGGAGGTGACGAGGTGA
- a CDS encoding ATP-binding protein, whose translation MIDTTAEGIVVIIRDRTVFQLLAWNFWLDEDTRDSIRLVVSELVTNAIVHGRSTYRAPIIEIGIIARRGEVYIEVSDPSDEMPVVRPIDDEREGGRGLLLVECMALKWGAERLPHGGKRVWTLLRIPPRPSALRRHRPDREARQRHRAQLQAQLYANWPLTPIDSRPLAMAT comes from the coding sequence ATGATCGACACCACCGCCGAGGGCATCGTCGTCATCATCCGCGACCGCACCGTCTTCCAGCTCCTGGCCTGGAACTTCTGGCTCGACGAGGACACCCGAGACTCGATCCGCCTCGTCGTCAGCGAACTGGTCACCAACGCCATCGTCCACGGCCGCAGCACCTACCGCGCTCCGATCATCGAGATAGGGATCATCGCCCGCCGCGGCGAGGTCTACATCGAAGTGTCGGACCCCAGCGACGAAATGCCCGTCGTCCGTCCCATCGACGACGAACGCGAGGGCGGGCGGGGCCTGCTCCTCGTCGAGTGCATGGCGCTGAAGTGGGGCGCCGAACGCCTGCCCCACGGCGGGAAGCGCGTCTGGACGCTGCTACGCATCCCCCCGCGCCCCAGCGCGCTGCGGCGCCACCGCCCCGACCGAGAAGCCCGCCAGCGGCACCGCGCGCAGCTCCAGGCCCAGCTCTACGCCAACTGGCCCCTGACGCCGATCGACAGCAGACCACTGGCGATGGCCACCTGA
- a CDS encoding NUDIX domain-containing protein translates to MPQPTPNPEQTRERALFPAAANVLIRRPDGTVLLVHHRRSGLWVLPGGTTEAGESPMACAYREGTEELGVPIVMGALLSVHWLTAKSALWPGAPDNAYPCHLTTFGATVTRDNAERITVPEDELLGHAWWQPGDVARPALMESANAAHLLAVVAARQVVYLEDGVAL, encoded by the coding sequence GTGCCCCAGCCCACCCCGAACCCCGAGCAGACCCGCGAGCGCGCCCTGTTCCCCGCCGCCGCGAACGTGCTGATCCGCCGACCGGACGGCACCGTACTCCTCGTCCACCACCGGCGCTCGGGCCTGTGGGTCCTCCCCGGCGGCACGACCGAAGCCGGGGAGTCGCCCATGGCCTGCGCCTACCGCGAAGGGACCGAGGAACTCGGAGTGCCCATCGTGATGGGGGCGCTGCTCAGCGTTCACTGGCTGACGGCGAAGTCCGCCCTGTGGCCCGGTGCCCCCGACAACGCTTACCCCTGCCACCTCACGACCTTCGGCGCCACGGTCACCAGGGACAACGCCGAACGGATCACCGTGCCCGAGGACGAACTCCTCGGGCACGCCTGGTGGCAGCCGGGAGACGTAGCCCGGCCGGCCCTGATGGAGAGCGCGAACGCCGCCCACCTCCTGGCCGTCGTCGCCGCCCGGCAGGTCGTCTACCTCGAAGACGGAGTCGCTCTGTAG